A DNA window from Pseudomonas sp. GD03919 contains the following coding sequences:
- a CDS encoding ABC transporter ATP-binding protein yields MLSFNNVSTFYGKIQALHDVSIEVQKGEIVTLIGANGAGKSTLLMTLCGNPRATSGSIRYLGEELVGMDTPEIMRKSIAIVPEGRRVFARLTVEENLAMGGFFGDKADNQEQLDKVLHLFPRLKERFAQRAGTMSGGEQQMLAIGRALMSKPNLLLLDEPSLGLAPIIIQQIFDIIEQLRKDGVTVFLVEQNANQALKLADRGYVLENGHIVMQGSGEELLNDPKVRDAYLGG; encoded by the coding sequence ATGCTGAGTTTCAACAACGTTTCAACCTTCTACGGCAAGATCCAGGCCCTGCACGACGTCAGCATCGAGGTGCAGAAAGGTGAGATCGTCACCCTGATCGGCGCCAACGGTGCAGGCAAGTCGACCCTGCTGATGACCCTGTGCGGCAACCCGCGCGCCACCAGCGGCAGCATCCGCTACCTGGGTGAAGAGCTGGTGGGCATGGACACCCCGGAGATCATGCGCAAGAGCATCGCCATCGTACCGGAAGGCCGTCGCGTATTCGCCCGCCTGACCGTCGAGGAAAACCTGGCCATGGGCGGTTTCTTCGGTGACAAGGCGGACAACCAGGAGCAACTGGACAAGGTCCTGCACCTGTTTCCGCGCCTGAAGGAACGTTTCGCCCAACGCGCCGGGACCATGAGCGGTGGCGAGCAGCAGATGCTCGCCATCGGCCGCGCACTGATGAGCAAGCCCAACCTGCTGCTGCTCGACGAGCCGTCGCTGGGTCTGGCGCCGATCATCATCCAGCAGATCTTCGACATCATCGAGCAACTGCGCAAGGACGGCGTGACCGTGTTTCTGGTCGAGCAGAATGCCAACCAGGCGCTGAAGCTGGCCGACCGCGGTTACGTGCTGGAGAACGGCCACATCGTCATGCAGGGTAGCGGCGAAGAGCTGCTCAACGACCCCAAGGTACGCGACGCCTACCTCGGCGGCTAA
- a CDS encoding DUF6279 family lipoprotein, translating into MRKSLLLLLVTTVLLSACSRVGLAYRNLDWLIPWKLGDYVALNSEQSAWLKPQLQEHLAWHCSVELPRYLDWLQRSQQALSSRDSELMADQLAEFEQAMQRIAVEITPSTTELLRGLSPRQVEQLLASLDEQNAKLREEFLEPPLTEQISRRAERMEERLQPWFGNLNSEQRERVQRWAEGLGEQNQVWMDNRLAWQQALREALEVRRGHDFAERMTALLQQRERFYTSAYQASYEKNRQAMAAMIVDLVALADSRQMARADKRLQNLHSDLAAQQCTTDQAVALR; encoded by the coding sequence ATGCGCAAATCCCTGCTTCTGCTACTGGTCACCACGGTGCTGCTCAGCGCCTGCAGCCGTGTCGGCCTGGCCTATCGCAACCTCGACTGGCTGATCCCCTGGAAACTGGGCGACTACGTAGCGCTGAACAGCGAGCAGAGCGCCTGGCTCAAACCTCAGCTGCAGGAACACCTGGCCTGGCACTGCAGCGTCGAGCTGCCGCGTTATCTCGACTGGCTGCAGCGCAGCCAGCAGGCACTGAGCAGCCGCGACAGCGAACTGATGGCCGACCAGTTGGCCGAGTTCGAGCAGGCCATGCAGCGCATCGCCGTGGAAATCACCCCCAGCACCACCGAACTGCTGCGCGGTCTGAGCCCGCGCCAGGTCGAGCAGCTATTGGCATCACTGGACGAGCAGAATGCCAAGCTGCGCGAGGAATTTCTCGAACCACCACTGACGGAGCAGATCAGCCGGCGCGCCGAGCGCATGGAGGAGCGCTTGCAACCCTGGTTCGGCAATCTCAATAGCGAGCAGCGCGAACGGGTGCAGCGTTGGGCAGAAGGTCTGGGTGAACAGAATCAGGTGTGGATGGATAACCGCCTGGCCTGGCAGCAGGCGCTGCGCGAGGCACTGGAGGTTCGTCGCGGCCATGACTTCGCCGAGCGCATGACCGCCCTGCTGCAGCAGCGCGAACGTTTCTACACCAGTGCTTATCAGGCCAGTTACGAGAAAAACCGTCAGGCCATGGCAGCGATGATCGTCGATCTGGTCGCCCTGGCCGACTCGCGTCAGATGGCGCGCGCCGACAAACGCCTGCAAAACCTGCACAGCGACCTGGCTGCGCAACAATGCACCACCGATCAGGCCGTGGCACTGCGCTGA
- the ung gene encoding uracil-DNA glycosylase, which translates to MTDDHIKLEASWKHALREEFDKPYMKALGEFLRAEKAAGKEIYPPGPLIFNALNSTPLDQVKVVIIGQDPYHGPGQAHGLCFSVQPGVPTPPSLLNIYKELKRDLNIDIPAHGYLQSWAEQGVLLLNTSLTVERANAGSHASKGWQYFTDRVIEVVSEHQPKLVFLLWGSHAQSKQRLIDPTKHLVLRSPHPSPLSAHRGFIGNGHFSRCNQFLSQNGMSPIDWQLPPL; encoded by the coding sequence ATGACCGATGACCACATCAAGCTCGAAGCCAGTTGGAAGCACGCACTGCGCGAGGAGTTCGACAAACCCTACATGAAGGCGCTGGGTGAATTCCTGCGGGCAGAGAAGGCCGCAGGCAAGGAGATCTATCCGCCGGGCCCGCTGATCTTCAATGCGCTTAATTCCACGCCGCTGGATCAGGTCAAGGTGGTGATCATCGGTCAGGATCCTTACCACGGCCCCGGTCAGGCACACGGCCTGTGCTTCTCGGTGCAGCCGGGCGTGCCAACACCGCCGTCACTGCTGAACATCTACAAGGAGCTCAAGCGCGATCTCAATATCGATATTCCCGCCCATGGCTACCTGCAGAGCTGGGCCGAGCAGGGCGTGCTGCTGCTCAATACCTCTCTGACCGTGGAACGCGCCAACGCCGGTTCGCACGCGAGCAAGGGCTGGCAGTACTTTACCGACCGGGTGATTGAGGTGGTCAGCGAGCATCAGCCCAAGCTGGTATTCCTGCTCTGGGGCAGCCATGCACAGAGCAAACAACGTTTGATCGACCCGACCAAGCATCTGGTGCTGCGCTCACCGCACCCGTCGCCGCTGTCGGCCCACCGTGGCTTCATCGGTAATGGTCATTTCAGTCGCTGCAACCAGTTCCTCAGCCAGAACGGCATGAGCCCCATCGACTGGCAATTGCCACCCCTCTGA
- a CDS encoding HDOD domain-containing protein — protein MSTITDTLRLALLNRFLKGEAKIPQMPEAAMRIRKLLDNPMTSTEQLARVINGNPPLAAYLMQFSSSPLVRGNRPCASLRELLDRLGTRQLADLVLGFSLQHLFSSTDALLQQVFRLRWRHARERAAHCAVLAQRTGLSMDDAMLAGLLQDIGSLPLLSELEHWPQVSRDAATLEGLCESLSGNLGALILTRWQLPPAVVECARQYGQWQREHDGPADLADLVLLASALQAAHEPEAPLPAQIKLGLEQPLATLRQELADELSLWKRLLA, from the coding sequence ATGTCGACCATCACCGATACCCTGCGCCTGGCGCTGCTCAATCGTTTTCTCAAAGGCGAGGCCAAGATCCCGCAAATGCCTGAAGCAGCCATGCGTATCCGCAAGCTGCTGGACAACCCGATGACCTCTACCGAACAACTGGCGCGGGTGATAAATGGCAACCCGCCCCTGGCGGCTTACCTGATGCAGTTCTCCAGCTCACCGCTGGTGCGCGGCAATCGTCCGTGCGCCTCCCTGCGCGAGTTGCTCGACCGTCTGGGCACCCGCCAGCTGGCAGACCTGGTACTGGGCTTCAGCCTGCAACACCTGTTCAGCAGCACCGATGCGTTGTTACAACAGGTGTTTCGTTTGCGCTGGCGTCACGCGCGCGAGCGTGCGGCGCACTGTGCGGTGCTGGCGCAACGCACGGGGTTATCAATGGACGACGCCATGCTCGCCGGCCTCCTGCAGGACATCGGCAGCCTGCCGCTGCTCTCGGAGCTTGAGCATTGGCCGCAGGTCTCTCGTGACGCGGCCACGCTGGAAGGACTCTGCGAATCACTCTCCGGCAATCTGGGAGCGTTGATCCTCACGCGCTGGCAACTGCCACCTGCCGTCGTCGAGTGCGCACGCCAGTATGGACAATGGCAGCGCGAACATGATGGTCCTGCCGACCTGGCCGATCTGGTGCTACTGGCCAGCGCCCTGCAAGCGGCGCATGAACCAGAAGCACCCTTGCCCGCGCAGATCAAACTGGGCCTGGAACAGCCCCTGGCAACCTTGCGTCAGGAGCTGGCCGATGAACTGAGCCTGTGGAAGCGCCTGCTGGCCTGA
- a CDS encoding AraC family transcriptional regulator — MGARVETSNWPLPLGGQRFITPPRLRRLLQRHPLSAGCYPLAMGFYPEAVGHQMQRARPDDHLLIYCRSGKGWLETADGRLEVVAGDLLLLPKGVAHAYGADGQSPWTIYWVHYDGSLSQDFLHLLGAQMQRRIGVQPRLLGDFEALLGLQRQGLNAAPAIHAAHRLQAMLSSLAVLPARVNLKSGRVLDIEAVQAVMREHLHGSLNLDELAAQFKLSRFHFAKTYRALTGHAPIQDFIQLKMALACRLLDRGDVEVRQVAEQLGYDDPYYFSRLFRKVVGMAPSHYRALHQG, encoded by the coding sequence ATGGGCGCGCGGGTGGAAACTTCAAACTGGCCGTTGCCACTCGGTGGACAGCGTTTCATCACGCCGCCACGCCTGCGCCGTTTGCTGCAGCGCCACCCCCTGAGCGCCGGCTGCTATCCGCTGGCCATGGGCTTTTATCCGGAAGCGGTCGGGCATCAGATGCAGCGTGCACGGCCGGATGATCACTTGCTGATCTACTGCCGCTCGGGCAAGGGTTGGCTGGAAACGGCGGATGGACGATTAGAGGTCGTGGCTGGCGATCTGCTGCTGCTGCCCAAGGGCGTGGCACATGCCTATGGCGCCGATGGGCAAAGCCCCTGGACCATCTATTGGGTGCATTACGATGGCAGCCTCAGCCAGGACTTCCTGCATTTGCTGGGCGCGCAGATGCAGCGTCGTATCGGGGTGCAGCCGCGCTTGCTGGGGGACTTCGAAGCATTACTGGGCCTGCAGCGCCAGGGGCTCAACGCTGCGCCCGCGATTCATGCCGCGCACCGCTTGCAGGCGATGCTCAGCTCGCTGGCAGTGCTGCCGGCGCGGGTCAATCTCAAGTCCGGGCGAGTGCTGGATATCGAGGCGGTGCAGGCGGTGATGCGCGAGCATCTGCATGGCAGCCTTAACCTCGACGAACTGGCGGCGCAGTTCAAGCTGTCGCGCTTTCACTTCGCCAAGACCTATCGTGCGCTGACCGGTCATGCGCCGATCCAGGATTTCATCCAGCTGAAAATGGCCCTGGCCTGCCGCTTGCTCGACCGCGGGGATGTCGAGGTGCGCCAGGTCGCCGAGCAGCTTGGCTACGACGATCCCTATTACTTCTCGCGGCTGTTTCGCAAGGTGGTGGGGATGGCGCCCAGTCATTACCGGGCGCTGCACCAGGGCTAA
- a CDS encoding CoA-acylating methylmalonate-semialdehyde dehydrogenase: protein MPHTLPQLIDGQLLQSQATDLIEVTDPATQEVIALAPKATAEEIEAAVAGAQKAFLAWREVPVSERARLMLRYQHLLKEHHDELAEILARETGKTFSDAKGDVWRGIEVAEHAANIASLMMGETVENVAREIDTASWIQPLGVCVGITPFNFPAMIPLWMFPLAIACGNSFILKPSEQDPLTPNRLAELFIEAGAPAGVLQVLHGGREQVDALLVHPLVRAVSFVGSVTVGQHVYRTGTQHLKRVQAFAGAKNHMVIMPDAPKDQVLSNLLGASCGAAGQRCMAISVAVFVGESKQWIDELAEQMAALRPGHWQDSGAAYGPLISPQARQRVLHLIEQGKAEGAECLLDGSQCTVEGYPHGNWVGPTLFRGVTTEMGLYREEIFGPVLVCMQVDTLEEAIELVNASPYGNGTSLFTRSGGAARHFQHAIEVGQVGINVPIPVPLPFFSFTGWKGSFYDDLHAYGKQALRFYTETKTVTSRWFDDTPLEAGPNMTIQLK from the coding sequence ATGCCCCATACCCTGCCGCAACTGATCGACGGTCAATTGCTGCAAAGCCAGGCCACGGATCTGATCGAAGTCACCGACCCTGCCACCCAGGAGGTGATCGCCCTCGCCCCCAAAGCCACCGCCGAGGAAATCGAGGCGGCAGTCGCCGGCGCGCAGAAAGCCTTCCTCGCCTGGCGCGAAGTGCCGGTGTCGGAGCGAGCCCGCCTGATGTTGCGCTACCAGCACCTGCTCAAGGAGCATCACGACGAGCTGGCGGAGATTCTCGCCCGCGAAACCGGCAAAACCTTCTCCGACGCCAAAGGCGACGTCTGGCGTGGCATCGAAGTGGCCGAACACGCCGCCAACATCGCCAGCCTGATGATGGGCGAGACGGTGGAGAACGTGGCCCGCGAAATCGACACCGCCAGCTGGATCCAGCCGCTGGGTGTGTGCGTCGGCATCACCCCGTTCAACTTCCCGGCGATGATTCCGCTGTGGATGTTCCCGCTGGCCATCGCCTGCGGCAACAGCTTCATCCTCAAGCCGTCCGAACAGGATCCGCTGACGCCCAATCGCCTGGCCGAGCTGTTCATCGAAGCCGGCGCGCCCGCTGGCGTGCTGCAAGTGCTGCATGGTGGCCGCGAACAGGTCGATGCACTGCTGGTGCACCCGCTGGTGCGCGCGGTGTCCTTCGTCGGCTCGGTGACGGTGGGCCAACATGTCTACCGCACCGGCACCCAGCACCTGAAACGCGTGCAGGCCTTCGCCGGGGCCAAGAACCATATGGTGATCATGCCGGATGCACCGAAGGATCAGGTGCTCAGCAACCTGCTCGGCGCCAGTTGCGGCGCCGCCGGGCAACGCTGCATGGCCATCAGCGTGGCGGTGTTCGTCGGCGAATCGAAACAGTGGATCGACGAGTTGGCCGAGCAGATGGCCGCGCTGCGCCCCGGCCACTGGCAGGACAGCGGCGCCGCCTATGGCCCGCTGATCAGCCCGCAGGCACGCCAGCGCGTGCTACATCTGATCGAACAGGGCAAGGCTGAAGGCGCCGAATGCCTGCTCGACGGATCGCAGTGCACGGTGGAGGGGTATCCGCATGGCAACTGGGTCGGGCCGACCCTGTTCCGTGGCGTGACGACGGAGATGGGCCTGTACCGCGAGGAAATCTTCGGCCCGGTGCTGGTGTGCATGCAGGTCGACACCCTCGAAGAGGCCATCGAACTGGTCAACGCCAGCCCCTACGGCAACGGTACCAGCCTGTTCACCCGCTCCGGCGGCGCAGCGCGGCATTTCCAGCATGCCATTGAAGTCGGCCAGGTGGGCATCAACGTGCCGATTCCGGTACCGCTGCCGTTCTTTTCCTTCACCGGCTGGAAGGGCTCGTTCTACGACGACCTGCACGCCTACGGCAAGCAGGCGTTGCGCTTCTACACCGAAACCAAAACCGTGACCAGTCGCTGGTTCGACGACACGCCGCTTGAGGCCGGGCCGAACATGACCATTCAACTGAAATGA
- a CDS encoding ABC transporter substrate-binding protein translates to MRHLSATLALWAALTACAQAAEPITLGLNYPRTGPYKEEGLAQMRGALLAIDEINAAGGVLGRPLRLSSKDTASRPAKAEKNVDKLAAEGAAMLFGGASSAVAIAAGKRAKQHGLLYFGTLTYSNDTTGKDGHRYMFRECNNAWMSAQVLGQYLNKTLPNKRYFYVTADYTWGHTTEASLRQATASDNVGQHAGVRTPFPGARLADYTDALTQAAASNAEILALVLFGEDLVRAMRIAHDLGLTSRMQIVAPNLTQSMVEQAGPGLMQGVIGTEPWTWRVPALEKSARGEAFVEAFRTRYEMYPSSSAASAYSIVQQWADAATRARSLDSEALIKALEGHRYTLLKDEQQWRAFDHQNLQTVYAVKVKNRDEVLKDPLKQDYFEIVDRLDASSALPSLADWQAERRAAGQPLTLQ, encoded by the coding sequence ATGCGCCACCTGTCTGCCACGCTGGCCCTGTGGGCCGCACTTACCGCCTGTGCGCAGGCTGCCGAGCCGATCACCCTCGGCCTCAATTACCCGCGCACCGGACCATATAAGGAAGAGGGATTGGCGCAGATGCGTGGAGCCCTGCTGGCCATCGATGAAATCAACGCTGCAGGCGGTGTACTGGGCCGACCTTTGCGCCTGTCCAGCAAGGACACCGCCTCGCGGCCGGCCAAGGCCGAGAAGAACGTCGATAAGCTGGCCGCCGAAGGTGCGGCGATGCTCTTCGGTGGCGCCTCCAGCGCGGTCGCCATCGCCGCAGGCAAGCGCGCCAAGCAGCACGGTCTGCTGTACTTCGGCACCCTTACCTACTCCAACGACACCACTGGCAAGGACGGCCATCGCTACATGTTCCGCGAGTGCAACAACGCCTGGATGAGCGCTCAGGTGCTCGGCCAGTACCTGAACAAGACCTTGCCGAACAAACGCTACTTCTACGTCACTGCCGACTACACCTGGGGCCACACCACCGAAGCTTCACTGCGCCAGGCCACGGCCAGTGACAACGTGGGCCAGCATGCCGGGGTTCGCACGCCCTTCCCCGGCGCGCGCCTGGCCGACTATACCGATGCCCTGACCCAGGCCGCGGCGAGCAATGCCGAGATCCTTGCCCTGGTACTGTTTGGTGAAGACCTGGTGCGTGCCATGCGCATTGCCCATGACCTGGGCCTGACCAGCCGTATGCAGATCGTCGCCCCGAACCTGACCCAAAGCATGGTCGAACAAGCCGGCCCCGGTTTGATGCAGGGTGTGATCGGTACCGAGCCCTGGACCTGGCGCGTACCGGCGCTGGAGAAATCTGCCCGTGGTGAAGCCTTCGTCGAAGCCTTCAGGACTCGCTACGAGATGTATCCCTCCAGCTCTGCGGCCTCGGCCTACAGCATCGTGCAGCAATGGGCCGATGCCGCCACCCGAGCCAGGAGCCTCGACAGCGAAGCCCTGATCAAGGCGCTGGAAGGTCATCGCTACACCTTGCTTAAGGATGAACAGCAATGGCGTGCCTTCGATCACCAGAATCTGCAGACGGTCTATGCCGTGAAGGTAAAAAACCGCGACGAGGTACTCAAGGACCCGCTCAAGCAGGACTACTTCGAGATCGTCGACCGCCTCGACGCCAGCAGCGCCCTGCCCAGCCTCGCCGACTGGCAGGCCGAGCGGCGCGCAGCCGGCCAACCCCTGACCTTGCAATGA
- a CDS encoding acyl-CoA dehydrogenase family protein yields MDFELSDEQRLLTDSARAFAARELAPHAADWDREQHFPVEVIRRAAEQGYLALYLREEDSGLGLSRLSSSLIFEQLAAGCVATTAYLTIHNMATWILASFADQTLKDAWLPGLINGQSLASYCLTEPDAGSDAANLRTRARRAGDDYVIDGSKCFISGAGSTDVLIVMARSGEDGAKGISCFLVPADTPGVRYGRNEDKMGWKAQPTRTITFEGVRIPASHRIGPEGEGFVYAMKGLNGGRLNIASCSLGAAQAALQQSLRYVEERKQFGKPLSQFQALQFKLADMLTDLTASRQMVRLAAHKLDHGHGEASLYCAMAKRFATDHCFNVCNEALQLHGGYGYLNDYPLERWVRDARVHQILEGTNEIMRVIVARRLLQQGGMLDHLL; encoded by the coding sequence ATGGACTTCGAACTCAGTGACGAACAACGCCTGCTTACCGACAGCGCACGTGCCTTCGCCGCACGGGAGCTGGCGCCCCACGCCGCCGACTGGGATCGCGAGCAGCACTTCCCCGTCGAGGTGATTCGTCGCGCCGCCGAGCAGGGCTACCTGGCCCTGTATCTGCGCGAAGAGGATAGCGGCCTGGGCCTGTCCAGGCTGTCCAGCTCACTGATTTTCGAACAACTGGCGGCTGGCTGCGTGGCCACCACCGCCTACCTGACCATCCACAACATGGCCACCTGGATACTCGCCAGCTTCGCCGACCAGACACTGAAGGATGCCTGGTTGCCGGGGCTGATCAACGGCCAGTCACTGGCCTCCTACTGCCTGACCGAACCGGACGCCGGCTCCGACGCCGCCAACTTGCGCACCCGTGCCCGCCGCGCTGGCGACGACTACGTGATCGACGGCAGCAAGTGCTTCATCTCCGGCGCAGGCAGTACCGACGTGCTGATCGTCATGGCGCGCAGCGGCGAGGACGGCGCCAAGGGCATCTCCTGCTTCCTGGTACCCGCCGACACCCCTGGCGTGCGCTACGGGCGCAACGAAGACAAGATGGGTTGGAAGGCGCAGCCGACCCGCACCATCACCTTCGAGGGCGTACGTATTCCCGCCAGCCACCGTATCGGCCCGGAAGGCGAAGGCTTCGTCTATGCTATGAAGGGCCTCAACGGCGGTCGTCTGAATATCGCCAGTTGCTCGCTCGGTGCAGCTCAGGCGGCGCTGCAACAGAGCCTGCGCTATGTCGAGGAACGCAAGCAGTTCGGCAAGCCGCTCAGCCAGTTCCAGGCCTTGCAGTTCAAGCTGGCCGACATGCTCACCGACCTCACCGCCAGCCGGCAGATGGTGCGCCTGGCCGCGCACAAGCTCGACCATGGGCATGGCGAAGCCAGCCTGTATTGCGCCATGGCCAAGCGCTTCGCCACCGACCACTGCTTCAACGTCTGCAACGAAGCCCTGCAACTGCATGGCGGTTATGGCTATCTGAATGATTACCCGCTGGAACGCTGGGTGCGTGACGCCCGCGTGCACCAGATACTGGAAGGCACCAACGAAATCATGCGGGTGATCGTCGCTCGCCGCCTGCTGCAACAAGGCGGCATGCTAGATCACCTGCTGTAA
- a CDS encoding enoyl-CoA hydratase: MSTAIETYKSGIFDLTHKLTVEKHGHTALITINHPPANTWDRDSLIGLKQVVGHLNRDDEVYALVVTGQGPKFFSAGADLNMFTDGDKAHAREMARRFGEAFETLRDFRGVSIAAINGYAMGGGLECALACDIRIAERQAQMALPEASVGLLPCAGGTQALPWLIGEGWAKRMILCGERIDAETALRIGLIEQVVDTGEARGTALLLASKVARQSPVAVRTIKPLIQGARERGPNTWLPEERERFVDLFDADDTREGVNAFLEKRDPQWRNK; this comes from the coding sequence ATGAGCACAGCAATCGAAACCTATAAATCCGGCATCTTCGACCTGACCCACAAGCTCACCGTGGAGAAGCATGGCCATACCGCGCTGATCACCATCAATCATCCACCTGCCAACACCTGGGACCGCGACTCGCTGATCGGCCTCAAGCAGGTGGTCGGGCACCTCAACCGTGACGACGAGGTGTACGCCCTGGTGGTGACCGGCCAGGGGCCGAAGTTCTTTTCCGCCGGTGCCGACCTGAACATGTTCACCGATGGCGACAAGGCCCATGCCCGCGAGATGGCCCGACGCTTTGGCGAGGCCTTCGAGACCCTGCGCGATTTCCGCGGCGTGTCCATCGCCGCGATCAACGGCTACGCCATGGGCGGCGGCCTGGAGTGCGCGCTGGCCTGCGATATCCGCATCGCCGAACGCCAGGCACAGATGGCCCTGCCGGAAGCCTCCGTGGGTCTGTTGCCCTGCGCCGGCGGCACCCAAGCCCTGCCCTGGCTGATCGGCGAAGGCTGGGCCAAGCGCATGATCCTCTGCGGCGAACGCATCGACGCCGAAACCGCCCTGCGCATCGGCCTGATCGAGCAGGTGGTGGATACCGGCGAAGCCCGTGGCACCGCACTGCTGCTGGCCTCCAAGGTGGCGCGGCAAAGCCCGGTGGCGGTACGTACCATCAAACCGCTGATCCAGGGCGCACGCGAGCGCGGCCCGAACACCTGGCTGCCAGAGGAACGCGAGCGCTTCGTCGACCTATTCGATGCCGACGACACCCGTGAGGGCGTCAACGCCTTTCTGGAAAAGCGCGACCCGCAGTGGCGCAACAAATGA
- a CDS encoding enoyl-CoA hydratase/isomerase family protein — MNVTFEERPSPHGYRIGIATLDAEKSLNALSLSMIKALDDRLKAWADDPEITCVMLRGNGPKAFCAGGDVVQLVHQCREHPGEVPPLARRFFADEYRLDHRIHTYPKPFICWAHGHVLGGGMGLMQGAGIRIVTPSSHLGMPEINIGLYPDVGGSWFLARLPGRLGLFLGLTAASINARDALDLNLADRCLRDDQQDALLEGLVQLNWREQPAAQLHSLLRALENEARSELPAAQWLPRRERIDELLDVADLPAAVHAISALQADDDALLARAAKTLAHGCPLTAHLVWEQIRRARHLSLAEVFRMEYAMSLNCCRHPEFPEGVRARLIDKDQAPKWHWPDVAAIPDAVVEAHFASVWEGEHPLSDL, encoded by the coding sequence ATGAACGTCACCTTCGAAGAACGCCCCAGCCCGCACGGCTACCGAATCGGCATCGCCACCCTAGATGCCGAGAAAAGCCTCAACGCATTATCGTTGTCGATGATCAAAGCGCTCGACGACCGCCTCAAGGCCTGGGCAGATGATCCAGAGATCACCTGTGTCATGTTGCGCGGCAACGGCCCGAAAGCCTTCTGCGCCGGCGGCGACGTGGTGCAGCTCGTCCACCAGTGCCGTGAACACCCCGGCGAAGTGCCGCCCCTGGCGCGACGTTTTTTCGCCGACGAATACCGCCTCGACCACCGCATCCACACCTACCCAAAACCCTTCATCTGCTGGGCGCACGGTCACGTACTGGGCGGCGGCATGGGCCTGATGCAGGGCGCCGGTATCCGTATCGTCACCCCGAGCAGCCACCTGGGCATGCCGGAAATCAATATCGGCCTGTACCCGGATGTCGGCGGCAGCTGGTTCCTCGCTCGCCTGCCGGGGCGCCTGGGTCTGTTTCTTGGCCTCACCGCCGCCAGCATCAATGCCCGCGATGCGCTGGACCTGAACCTGGCCGACCGTTGCCTGCGCGACGACCAGCAGGACGCCCTGCTCGAAGGCCTGGTGCAACTGAACTGGCGCGAACAACCCGCGGCGCAGCTGCACAGCCTGCTGCGCGCGCTGGAGAACGAAGCGCGCAGCGAGCTGCCGGCGGCCCAATGGTTGCCGCGCCGCGAGCGTATCGACGAGTTGCTCGACGTCGCCGACCTGCCCGCCGCCGTTCATGCCATCAGCGCCCTGCAGGCGGATGACGACGCCCTGCTCGCCCGCGCCGCCAAGACTCTGGCCCATGGCTGCCCGCTGACCGCGCACCTGGTCTGGGAGCAGATCCGCCGCGCCCGCCATTTGTCGCTGGCCGAGGTATTTCGCATGGAATACGCCATGAGCCTGAACTGCTGCCGCCACCCGGAATTTCCCGAAGGCGTGCGCGCCCGCCTGATCGACAAGGACCAGGCGCCGAAGTGGCACTGGCCGGATGTGGCCGCGATCCCAGACGCAGTGGTCGAGGCGCACTTCGCGTCGGTCTGGGAAGGCGAACATCCGTTGTCAGATCTTTAG
- the mmsB gene encoding 3-hydroxyisobutyrate dehydrogenase, protein MTQTAFIGLGHMGLPMARNLLRAGYPLKVFDLVRSAVDTLAGEGAVAADNATDAIDQAKVVISMLPARRHVEGLYLGDDGLLARLPAGTLVIECSTIAPESARKVHAAARERGIALLDAPVSGGTAGAAAGTLTFMVGGEAQALEKARPILAAMGKNIFHAGPDGAGQVAKVCNNQVLAVQMIATAEAMAMGVANGLEPAVLAEIMRQSSGGNWTLEKYNPWPGVMENAPASKGYSGGFMAELMAKDLGLAQETASHSGNSTPMGALALQLYRLLLKQGKGKQDFSVVQQLFVQ, encoded by the coding sequence ATGACCCAAACCGCCTTTATCGGCCTCGGCCACATGGGCCTGCCCATGGCCCGTAACCTGCTCCGGGCGGGCTATCCGCTGAAAGTCTTCGACCTGGTGCGCAGCGCCGTCGACACGCTGGCCGGCGAAGGTGCCGTGGCGGCCGATAACGCCACCGACGCCATCGATCAGGCAAAGGTGGTGATCAGCATGCTGCCGGCCAGACGTCATGTGGAAGGCTTGTACCTGGGCGACGACGGCCTGCTTGCGCGGCTGCCCGCCGGCACGTTGGTGATCGAGTGCTCGACCATCGCTCCGGAATCCGCGCGCAAGGTGCACGCCGCCGCCCGCGAGCGCGGTATCGCTCTGCTCGATGCACCAGTATCCGGCGGCACGGCTGGCGCTGCTGCCGGCACCCTGACCTTCATGGTCGGCGGCGAAGCCCAAGCACTGGAGAAAGCCCGGCCGATCCTCGCCGCCATGGGCAAGAACATCTTCCACGCCGGGCCGGACGGCGCCGGCCAGGTGGCCAAGGTGTGCAACAACCAGGTGCTCGCCGTGCAGATGATCGCCACTGCCGAAGCCATGGCCATGGGCGTGGCCAACGGCCTGGAGCCGGCCGTGCTGGCGGAGATCATGCGGCAGAGCTCCGGCGGTAACTGGACGCTGGAGAAATACAACCCCTGGCCCGGAGTAATGGAAAACGCCCCTGCTTCGAAGGGCTACAGCGGTGGCTTCATGGCCGAGCTGATGGCCAAGGACCTCGGCCTGGCCCAGGAAACCGCCAGCCACAGCGGCAACAGCACACCGATGGGTGCCCTGGCGCTGCAGCTTTATCGCCTACTGCTCAAACAAGGCAAGGGCAAGCAGGATTTCTCGGTGGTGCAGCAGCTGTTCGTGCAATAA